GGATCAGTCCGAAGCCTTTTCCACGATTTCGTGCAGCCGCCAGCTCTTCCGCTTGGAGAGCGGCCGGCATTCCGCGATGGAGACCAGGTCACCCTCACGGCACGCGTTTTCTTCATCATGCGCCAGCAGCTTGGTGCTGCGGCGAATGTACTTGCCATACAGCGGATGAGCCACGCGACGCTCGATGTAGACGGTAATCGTCTTGTCCGCCTTGGAGCTAACGACGCGACCAGTCACGGTACGCGGAGTCTGTGCGGTGTTCTCGCTCATTACTGTTCACCCGCCTTCTGTTCGTTCAGCACAGTCTTGATCCGCGCAATGTTGCGGCGGACCTTGCCGACCTGATCGGGACGACTCAGCTGACCGGTAGCCTGCTGCATGCGCAGATTGAACTGCTCCTTGCGCAGCTCCATGAGCTCTTTGGCCAGCTCTTCCGAATTCTTGTTCCGCAGTTCAGAGACTTTCATTTACATCACCTGCCGGGTCACGAAGGTGGTCTGCACCGGAAGCTTGGCCGCAGCCAGGCGGAACGCCTCGCGGGCCAGCTCTTCGCTCACACCTTCCATCTCGTAGAGCACACGACCGGGTTGGATCTGGGCCACCCAGTACTCCACATTACCCTTACCCTTACCCATGCGAACTTCCAGGGGCTTGTTGGTAATGGGCTTGTCCGGAAAAATCCGGATCCAGATCTTGCCGCCACGTTTCACGTGACGCGTAATCGCACGACGAGCCGCCTCGATCTGGCGAGCGGTAATGCGGCCGCGCGTGGTGGCCTTGAGACCAAACTCACCAAACGAAACCGCGTTGCCGGCCTGGGCTACGCCCCGGTTGCGGCCTTTGTGCTGTTTTCGAAACTTTGTCCGCTTCGGCTGCAACATGACAGCGTCTCCTACTTACGAGCCTTGTCATCGGCCGGGGCCTGTCCGATCGTACTCGGATCCAGAACCTCGCCTTTGAAAATCCAGGTCTTCACGCCGATGATGCCGTAGGTGGTCTTCGCCTCGGCGAAGCCGTAGTCAATCTCGGCACGCATCGTGTGCAGCGGCACACGGCCTTCCCGGTACCATTCGCTACGCGCAATCTCGGCGCCGTTGAGACGGCCGGCCACGCGTACCTTGATCCCTTCCGCACCCAGGCGCATGGCATTGCCCACGGCGCGCTTCATGGCGCGACGGAACATGATGCGGCGCTCAAGCTGCTGGGCGATGCTTTCCGCCACCAGCTGGGCATCCAGCTCGGGCTTGCGAACTTCGGAGATGTTCACGCGCACGTCCATGCCCATCATGTCGGACAGTTCCTTGCGCAGCTTCTCGATGTCCTCACCCTTCTTGCCGATCACGATGCCCGGACGTGCGGTGTGAATGGTCACACGCGCACTTTTCGCCGGGCGTTCGATCTGAATCCGGCTGACGGAGGCATGCGACAGCTTCTTCTTGATGTAGTCGCGCAGCTTCAGATCGTCGAGCAGCGTATCAGCGAACTCACCACCTTCCGCGTACCACTTGGCCGTCCAGTCGGTAGCGACGCCAAGACGGAAGCCTGTTGGATGAACCTTATGACCCATGTCAAATCACCTTCACTCGTCAGCCACGGAAATCGTGATGTGGCTGGTACGCTTGAGAATCTGGTCGGCGCGGCCCTTGGCACGCGGCTTGAACCGCTTCATCGTCGGGCCCTCGTCCACCATGATGCGATCCACCTTCAGCTCATCCACGTCGGCGCCTTCATTGTTCTCGGCATTGGCAATCGCCGATTCAAGCAGCTTGCGCACGATGTGCGACGCCTTCTTGGGGCTGAACTCCAGGATCTGAAGGGCCTGGGCGACGGGCTTACCCCGCACCTGGTCCGCAACCAGCCGGCATTTCTGCGGCGAGATCCTGGCGAACCGGAGTTTTGCGCTTACCTGCATGGCTCGCTACCTCTTATTTCGACTTCTTGTTCGCCGCATGACCCTTGTAGGTACGAGTCAGGGCGAATTCGCCGAGCTTATGCCCGACCATGTTTTCGGAGACCAGGACCGGCATATGCTGACGCCCGTTGTGGACCGCGATGGTCAGACCCACCATATCGGGAGTCACCATGGACCGACGGGACCAGGTCTTGATCGGGCGACGATCGTTGCTCGCAGCAGCCGCTTCGACCTTCTTGGCCAGATGCGGATCAACGAATGGACCTTTGCTGATTGAACGTGGCACGTTCCTACCCTCTCGATTCGTTTATTTCTTGAGCTTGCGACGACGCACGATCATGTTGTCCGTACGCTTGTTATGCCGCGTCTTGTAACCCTTGGTGGGCTGACCCCACGGCGACACCGGATGGCGACCACCAGAGGTTCGGCCTTCACCACCACCATGGGGGTGATCCACCGGGTTCATGGCTGCACCGCGAGTCTTCGGGCGGAAGCCGCGCCAGCGGTTGGCGCCGGCCTTGCCGAGCTGGCGGAGGCTGTGCTCCTGGTTCCCGACTTCGCCGATGGTGGCGCGGCACTCAATGTGCACCTTGCGCATTTCACCGGAACGCAGACGGATGGTGGCGTAGGCACCTTCCCGCGCCAACAGCTGCACCGCGGTACCGGCCGAGCGGGCGAGCTGAGCACCCTTGCCCGGGCGAAGCTCCACACAATGAACCGTGCTACCCACCGGGATATTGCGCAGCGGCAGCGTGTTGCCGGTCTTGATCGGAGCGCGATCGCCGGACTGGATCTCGTCACCGGCCTTCAGACCACGGGGCGCGATGATGTAGCGCCGCTCGCCGTCCCGATACAGCACCAGCGCCAGATGGGCACTGCGGTTCGGGTCGTATTCCAGCCGCTCGATGCGAGCCGGAATATCGTCCTTGTTGCGACGAAAATCCACGACGCGGTAGCGGCGCTTGTGACCGCCACCCCGATGGCGCATGGTCGTACGGCCGGCGCTGTTGCGACCACCCGTGCTGTGCTTCTTCTCGACCAGCGGACCATAAGGCTCGCCTCGGTGCAGCTCGTCGTTCTTGACCTGAACAACAAAGCGGCGGCCGGGTGAAGTCGGTTTCGCTTTCTTAAGTGCCATGACTTCGAATCCCTATCCGATTCGGGCAGCCGATTACTCGGCGCCACCCATGAAATCAATATCCTGACCAGGCTGGAGCGACACATAGGCCTTTTTCCAGTCCTGACGACGACCGTACTGGGTACCAAAGCGCTTGATCTTGCCCTTCTGTCTCACGACACGGACCTTGTCGACCTGCACTTCGAACAGCTTCTCGACCGCCTTGCGGATCTCTGTCTTGGTGGCATCACGGCGAACCTTGAAAACCACCTGATTGTGCGCGTCGGCCACATTGGTGCTCTTTTCAGAGACGTGCGGACCGAGCAGCACGGTCATAAGGCGTTCCTGATTCATGCCAACCACTCCTCGATACGACGCAGGGCGGGAACCGTCATCAGCACCTTGTCGAAACCGACCAGGGAGACGGGATCAACGGCTGCCGTGTCGCGCACATCCACCTTGGGCAGGTTGCGGGCGGAGAGGTAAAGCGCTTCAGTCACCTCATCCGTCACGATCAGCACGTTGTCGAGACCAAGCTCCTTCAACTTCGCCACCATGGCGCGGGTCTTGGGCTCTTCCAGATTGAACTCTTCGGTCACCACCAGGCGTTCCTGACGCACCAGCTCCGACAGGATGGAGCGGATGGCGGCCCGGTACATTTTCTTGTTGACCTTCTGGCTGTGGTCCTGGGGCTCAGCCGCGAAAACCTTGCCACCGCTGCGCCACAGGGGACTGCGGATGGTGCCGGCACGGGCACGGCCGGTGCCCTTCTGGCGCCAGGGCTTGCGGCCACCGCCACGCACTTCGGCGCGGGTCTTCTGGGCGCGGGTGCCAGCACGGCCGGCGGCCAGATAGGCAACGACCACCTGATGGACCAGCGTTTCGTTGAACTCACGACCGAAAGCGGCTTCCGAAACGGTCAGCTTTTCCTGGCCGGAGGCTTTTTGTACCTGAAGTTCCATGAGACCTCCTTAGCTCGCCGACTTGATCGCGGGGCGAATCAGCACATCCGAGCCCTTCGAGCCCGGGACGGCGCCCTTGACCAGGATCAGGTTGCGCTCGGCATCCACCCGAACCACTTCCAGGCTCTGGGTGGTGCGGCGCACATTACCCATGTGGCCGGACATCTTCTTGCCCTTGAACACGCGACCGGGGGTCTGGTTCTGACCGATGGAACCGGGAACACGATGGGAAAGCGAGTTACCGTGGGTCTGGCGCTGGCCACGGAAGTTGTGGCGCTTGATGGTGCCCGCGTAACCCTTACCAATGGAGGTGCCGGTCACATCAACGGACTGACCTGCCTCGAAAATGTCGACGCGGATCTCACCACCCAGCTCCAGCTCTTCGCCTTCACCGTCAGCGAGGCGGAACTCCCACACGCCCCGGCCGGCCTCGGTATTCGCCTTGGCGAAGTGACCGGCCATGGGCTTGGTGACACGGCTGGCGCGACGGGTGCCGGTCGTGACCTGCACGCCGCGGTAGCCGTCGGAGTCGACCGACTTGATCTGGGTAATCCGGTTGGGCTCGACCTCGATCACCGTAACGGGCAGCGACGCGCCGTCGTCGGTGAAAACGCGGGTCATGCCGCATTTCCGTCCTACAACACCAATAGCCATCTTTCCTGTCCTCGTTCACCACGCCGATTACGATTGACCGACGCTGCACGCAAATTCACCCGCCAGTCGGCGGAATCCCCGGGGAAACCCCGGAAACACAGACCCGGCACAGGCTTGC
The genomic region above belongs to Natronospira bacteriovora and contains:
- the rplV gene encoding 50S ribosomal protein L22, translated to MQVSAKLRFARISPQKCRLVADQVRGKPVAQALQILEFSPKKASHIVRKLLESAIANAENNEGADVDELKVDRIMVDEGPTMKRFKPRAKGRADQILKRTSHITISVADE
- the rplD gene encoding 50S ribosomal protein L4, with translation MELQVQKASGQEKLTVSEAAFGREFNETLVHQVVVAYLAAGRAGTRAQKTRAEVRGGGRKPWRQKGTGRARAGTIRSPLWRSGGKVFAAEPQDHSQKVNKKMYRAAIRSILSELVRQERLVVTEEFNLEEPKTRAMVAKLKELGLDNVLIVTDEVTEALYLSARNLPKVDVRDTAAVDPVSLVGFDKVLMTVPALRRIEEWLA
- the rplB gene encoding 50S ribosomal protein L2 is translated as MALKKAKPTSPGRRFVVQVKNDELHRGEPYGPLVEKKHSTGGRNSAGRTTMRHRGGGHKRRYRVVDFRRNKDDIPARIERLEYDPNRSAHLALVLYRDGERRYIIAPRGLKAGDEIQSGDRAPIKTGNTLPLRNIPVGSTVHCVELRPGKGAQLARSAGTAVQLLAREGAYATIRLRSGEMRKVHIECRATIGEVGNQEHSLRQLGKAGANRWRGFRPKTRGAAMNPVDHPHGGGEGRTSGGRHPVSPWGQPTKGYKTRHNKRTDNMIVRRRKLKK
- the rpsQ gene encoding 30S ribosomal protein S17; the protein is MSENTAQTPRTVTGRVVSSKADKTITVYIERRVAHPLYGKYIRRSTKLLAHDEENACREGDLVSIAECRPLSKRKSWRLHEIVEKASD
- the rplC gene encoding 50S ribosomal protein L3 — protein: MAIGVVGRKCGMTRVFTDDGASLPVTVIEVEPNRITQIKSVDSDGYRGVQVTTGTRRASRVTKPMAGHFAKANTEAGRGVWEFRLADGEGEELELGGEIRVDIFEAGQSVDVTGTSIGKGYAGTIKRHNFRGQRQTHGNSLSHRVPGSIGQNQTPGRVFKGKKMSGHMGNVRRTTQSLEVVRVDAERNLILVKGAVPGSKGSDVLIRPAIKSAS
- the rpsC gene encoding 30S ribosomal protein S3, whose translation is MGHKVHPTGFRLGVATDWTAKWYAEGGEFADTLLDDLKLRDYIKKKLSHASVSRIQIERPAKSARVTIHTARPGIVIGKKGEDIEKLRKELSDMMGMDVRVNISEVRKPELDAQLVAESIAQQLERRIMFRRAMKRAVGNAMRLGAEGIKVRVAGRLNGAEIARSEWYREGRVPLHTMRAEIDYGFAEAKTTYGIIGVKTWIFKGEVLDPSTIGQAPADDKARK
- the rplW gene encoding 50S ribosomal protein L23 — encoded protein: MNQERLMTVLLGPHVSEKSTNVADAHNQVVFKVRRDATKTEIRKAVEKLFEVQVDKVRVVRQKGKIKRFGTQYGRRQDWKKAYVSLQPGQDIDFMGGAE
- the rpmC gene encoding 50S ribosomal protein L29, giving the protein MKVSELRNKNSEELAKELMELRKEQFNLRMQQATGQLSRPDQVGKVRRNIARIKTVLNEQKAGEQ
- the rplP gene encoding 50S ribosomal protein L16, producing MLQPKRTKFRKQHKGRNRGVAQAGNAVSFGEFGLKATTRGRITARQIEAARRAITRHVKRGGKIWIRIFPDKPITNKPLEVRMGKGKGNVEYWVAQIQPGRVLYEMEGVSEELAREAFRLAAAKLPVQTTFVTRQVM
- the rpsS gene encoding 30S ribosomal protein S19, with translation MPRSISKGPFVDPHLAKKVEAAAASNDRRPIKTWSRRSMVTPDMVGLTIAVHNGRQHMPVLVSENMVGHKLGEFALTRTYKGHAANKKSK